A DNA window from Salvelinus sp. IW2-2015 linkage group LG4q.1:29, ASM291031v2, whole genome shotgun sequence contains the following coding sequences:
- the LOC111961504 gene encoding inositol polyphosphate 5-phosphatase K, with translation MDQMQQKQSSIDPARLSGQPGLNAVPGPALPLQPTAQDTFITCPIVGSGKLPGMGPVQASGVREMPDPVRLENVQPGSSATVPVNISRPRPTALNSSRGPEADMKDKAFIPNRIPGPHSPISLSQSPTESSLLSRSPQSPHSTQPYTGQSYLIPQPNLPQPCLTPPSSLSPKPGSSPQPQRTRSPGGAVKNQPQTDKTEGETDYGFRVHIVTWNVGSALPPDDITSLFGPHAGDGSTDMFIIGLQEVNSMINKRLKDALFTDQWSELCMDTLSRFGYVLVTSQRMQGVLLLVFSKFCHLPFLRGLQTEKTRTGLGGYWGNKGGVSARMTMFGHPVCFLNCHLPAHMRNLEQRMEDFGSILHQQQFEGGTASGVLDHDVVFWFGDLNFRIEDYDIHVVKSAIDSNKLPLLWERDQLNIAKNSESILDGFLEGPLKFPPTYKFDVGTHTYDTSSKKRKPAWTDRILWRLRCTGSPVPTHNAALQRGLTSWLGGATKVVQHSYRSHMGYTCSDHKPVSAVFSLHFPFKVDLPLVTLEYVKEWTKVSDATVRFTVMSNFQRSSWDWVAIYKVGFKHHKDYVTYMWAKADHGSQVTFTEEDLPRDEGEYILGFYSNNMNTIIGVTSPFQIHVPVRSPTAPPVCRSDSSDVSSEDDSTLVLLAPASSRSPSPGKRKHHHRHRGSRSPAHSNTPMPSLQGLSLHPRPLEGLPSSRSPCSAAKKERLVSPQDTLPSPISPLTPRSPVSPGGGVSAPEALIAAILGEHRQTQVTPTGGRSPGKTGETSL, from the exons ATGGATCAAATGCAGCAGAAACAAAGCAGCATAGATCCAGCAAGACTATCTGGACAACCTGGGTTGAATGCTGTTCCAGGACCTGCTCTACCCCTGCAACCAACAGCCCAGGACACCTTTATAACCTGTCCCATAGTGGGGTCTGGGAAACTCCCAGGAATGGGTCCAGTTCAGGCCTCAGGTGTACGTGAGATGCCAGACCCGGTGAGGCTGGAGAATGTACAGCCTGGGTCCAGTGCTACAGTTCCAGTCAATATCAGCCGTCCCAGACCTACTGCACTGAATTCCTCCAGAGGTCCAGAGGCTGATATGAAGGATAAGGCCTTTATTCCAAACCGCATTCCTGGACCACACAGCCCCATCTCCCTGTCCCAGTCCCCCACAGAGTCTTCCCTGTTGTCCCGCAGCCCTCAGAGTCCTCATAGCACTCAGCCTTACACCGGCCAGTCTTACCTCATCCCACAGCCTAACCTGCCTCAGCCTTGCCTCACCCCGCCATCCAGCCTCAGCCCCAAACCAGGCTCCAGTCCACAACCCCAGAGGACCAGATCCCCTGGGGGCGCTGTGAAGAACCAGCCACAGACTGACAAGACTGAAGGAGAAACAGATTACGGCTTCAG GGTTCACATTGTCACATGGAATGTGggctctgctcttcctcctgatGACATCACCTCTCTGTTTGGGCCGCATGCTGGCGATGGGAGCACAGACATGTTTATCATTGG GCTACAGGAAGTGAACTCTATGATTAACAAGCGGCTGAAGGATGCTCTCTTCACCGACCAGTGGAGTGAACTCTGCATGGACACACTGAGTCGATTTGGATATGTGCTG GTGACGTCCCAGCGTATGCAGGGGGTGCTGTTGCTGGTGTTCTCAAAATTTTGTCATCTTCCATTTCTGAGGGGTTTGCAGACAGAGAAAACACGCACAGGCCTCGGGGGCTACTGG GGTAATAAAGGGGGTGTAAGTGCGAGGATGACGATGTTCGGCCACCCGGTGTGTTTCCTGAACTGTCACCTGCCGGCTCACATGCGGAACCTGGAGCAGCGCATGGAGGACTTTGGGAGCATTCTGCATCAACAGCAGTTTGAGGGCGGGACCGCCTCGGGTGTGCTGGACCACGA CGTGGTGTTCTGGTTTGGAGATCTTAACTTCCGCATAGAGGACTATGACATTCATGTGGTGAAGAGTGCCATTGACAGCAATAAACTACCTTTGCTGTGGGAGAGAGACCAG CTCAACATAGCCAAAAACAGTGAGTCCATCTTAGACGGTTTCTTAGAAGGCCCTCTCAAATTCCCCCCCACATATAAGTTTGATGTGGGGACACACACATACGACACCAG CAGTAAGAAGCGAAAGCCAGCATGGACAGACCGTATCCTGTGGCGTCTGCGTTGTACGGGCTCCCCTGTTCCTACCCACAATGCGGCGCTGCAGCGCGGCCTGACCTCTTGGCTGGGTGGGGCAACCAAGGTGGTGCAACACTCCTACCGCAGTCACATGGGCTACACCTGCAGCGACCACAAGCCTGTCTCTGCTGTCTTCTCATTACAT ttCCCATTTAAAGTGGACCTTCCTCTTGTAACGTTAGAGTATGTGAAGGAGTGGACTAAGGTTTCTGACGCTACGGTCAGATTCACTGTGATGTCCAACTTCCAGCGCAGCTCATGGGACTGGGTTGCAATATACAAG GTTGGGTTCAAACATCACAAGGACTATGTAACATATATGTGGGCCAAAGCAGATCATGGGTCACAG GTGACATTTACAGAGGAGGATTTACCCAGGGATGAAGGGGAATACATTTTGGGTTTCTACAGTAATAACATGAACACTATTATCGGTGTGACATCGCCCTTTCAG ATCCATGTTCCTGTGCGCAGCCCGACAGCCCCACCAGTATGCCGCTCAGACAGTTCTGACGTCAGCTCGGAGGATGACAGCACACTGGTCCTGCTGGCCCCTGCTAGCTCCCGCAGCCCAAGCCCTGGAAAAAGAAAACACCACCATCGCCACCGCGGCAGCCGTAGTCCTGCTCACTCCAACACCCCCATGCCCTCCCTTCAGGGCCTCAGCCTGCATCCTCGTCCCCTAGAGGGGCTCCCAAGCAGCCGCTCGCCCTGCTCTGCTGCTAAGAAGGAGCGCCTGGTGTCCCCCCAGGACACCCTGCCGTCGCCCATCAGCCCGCTCACCCCCCGCAGCCCTGTGTCCCCTGGAGGCGGGGTCTCAGCCCCAgaggctctaatcgctgccatCCTGGGGGAGCATAGACAAACTCAGGTCACCCCCACAGGGGGCAGGTCACCAGGCAAGACTGGAGAGACAAGTTTATGA
- the smtna gene encoding smoothelin, translating into MEAGPDEGAMRAASAKTTPSDTSSGTLTSQQLAAIEDEEVLNKLLDKAVDFDERRMIRAALRDLLKKKREKREKERGSRQDDLKQQALSKAGTGRMGMNRGQTSNHQPKSHMHSQFPASTTSSLSKTTSSMANPAIATAHQSSPVAAAPNMKNVKQMLLDWCRAKTEPYEGVEIHNFSSSWSDGIAFCALVHRFFPDAFEYSILNPNARKDNFELAFSTAERLADCPPLLDVEDLLRMHEPDWKCVYTYIQEFYRCLVEKGLVKTKKKL; encoded by the exons ATGGAGGCGGGACCTGATGAGGGAGCAATGAGGGCTGCGTCTGCCAAGACGACGCCCAGCGACACGTCGTCAGGCACACTGACCAGTCAGCAGCTAGCTGCTATTGAGGATGAAGAAGTCCTGAATAAACTG TTGGATAAGGCTGTGGATTTTGATGAAAGGCGAATGATCCGCGCTGCATTGAGGGACCTGCTCAAGAAGAAGAGAG agaagcgagagaaagagcggggGTCACGGCAAGATGACCTGAAACAGCAGGCTTTGAGTAAAGCAGGCACAGGACGAATGGGAATGAACAGAGGCCAGACCAGCAATCACCAGCCTAAATCCCACA TGCACAGCCAATTTCCTGCATCAACCACCAGCTCCTTGTCTAAGACAACTAGCAG CATGGCCAACCCAGCTATCGCAACAGCCCATCAGTCTTCCCCTGTCGCTGCAGCACCCAACATGAAAAATGTCAAGCAGATGTTACTGGATTGGTGCAGGGCCAAAACCGAACCATATGAG GGGGTGGAAATCCACAACTTCTCCTCCAGTTGGAGTGATGGCATAGCGTTCTGTGCGCTGGTGCACAGGTTCTTCCCAGATGCATTTGAGTACTCCATCCTCAACCCCAACGCACGCAAGGACAACTTTGAGCTGGCCTTCAGTACTGCAGA GAGGCTGGCAGATTGCCCCCCTCTGCTGGACGTTGAAGACTTGCTCCGGATGCATGAGCCTGACTGGAAGTGTGTGTACACATACATCCAGGAGTTCTACCGATGCCTGGTGGAGAAGGGCCTAGTTAAAACTAAAAAGAAACTCTAA